From a single Candidatus Thorarchaeota archaeon genomic region:
- a CDS encoding aldehyde dehydrogenase family protein yields MELFPILVDGDEVDTGKYIIFPDMDKVIVEPGLAISLQLRGASFSQKAIFSRAPGLIPQSTPEMRYLKDYRKAHGVPKYSRDELDEISYARVALAREEDIRRAIHSGARDHQKLFNPFRVKDMGVSLDDRVDALYHAGLAVKDRFKEVQEISIREGVPIKTFEWTWSMFTEYLERETFELWGKALDVVETPGRDGGKNYRFREPYGVTCLFTPYNSPLALGILSITSSILAGNATILKPPSKVPLSTILLGRIFVESFVGNGLPLGMLQVLTGGGKQMMSRFMNDPLVRALVWYGDSNTGVHLWSQSVMHRIQMAPELAGSDACLVWGRDVDLEFAAKMIVKGRYLGSGQACLAVKRLLVQKELHDDLVALLVEEANRLQVGRPSDPATDLPPLGITALYLLVDQMDDALAKGAHVKIGGYRCDFQGDPDPAGLFYKPTVLTEVTPDMRIMTEEVFAPALPVMAVDSVEEAISIANRSRYGLRSSIFTDDVNARRTWVKEIEAGGVIIGTDHLYFDPYMPHLGGYKDSGVIGAKYFPEMLTRMKYVHVGPSVEF; encoded by the coding sequence AGTGGAACCAGGACTAGCCATATCTCTTCAACTTAGAGGAGCATCTTTCAGTCAGAAAGCCATCTTTTCAAGAGCACCAGGTCTTATTCCTCAAAGCACGCCTGAGATGAGATACCTCAAGGACTATCGTAAGGCCCACGGAGTTCCTAAATATTCACGCGACGAGCTAGATGAGATATCTTACGCCCGAGTAGCACTTGCTCGTGAAGAGGACATCCGTCGGGCAATTCACTCTGGTGCGCGGGATCATCAGAAGCTCTTCAACCCCTTTAGAGTAAAAGACATGGGTGTGAGTCTTGACGATCGTGTCGATGCGCTCTATCATGCAGGGCTGGCGGTCAAGGACCGATTCAAGGAAGTTCAAGAAATCTCGATACGCGAGGGTGTTCCCATCAAGACCTTTGAGTGGACCTGGTCCATGTTTACCGAATATCTTGAACGTGAGACCTTCGAACTATGGGGCAAGGCTCTAGATGTTGTTGAGACCCCGGGAAGGGATGGGGGTAAGAATTATCGTTTCAGAGAACCCTACGGTGTGACCTGTCTGTTCACGCCCTATAACTCTCCCTTGGCGCTTGGAATCCTCAGTATCACCTCTTCAATACTTGCTGGCAATGCGACTATTCTGAAACCACCTAGCAAAGTACCTCTCTCCACCATCCTCTTAGGCCGTATCTTTGTGGAGTCATTTGTTGGCAACGGTCTGCCTTTGGGTATGCTCCAAGTACTCACTGGAGGCGGGAAACAGATGATGAGCCGATTTATGAATGATCCACTTGTCCGCGCTCTAGTCTGGTATGGTGACAGCAATACTGGTGTACATCTCTGGTCTCAATCAGTGATGCACCGAATACAGATGGCACCGGAACTCGCAGGCAGTGATGCGTGTCTTGTATGGGGTCGAGATGTGGATCTTGAGTTTGCAGCAAAAATGATTGTGAAGGGGCGATACCTTGGCAGTGGGCAGGCCTGTCTTGCCGTTAAGCGACTGCTCGTGCAGAAGGAATTACATGATGATCTAGTCGCCCTACTAGTAGAAGAGGCTAACAGGCTTCAGGTTGGTCGGCCCTCAGACCCAGCAACCGATCTTCCACCATTAGGGATCACTGCTCTATATCTTCTTGTGGATCAGATGGACGACGCACTGGCAAAAGGGGCACATGTCAAGATTGGTGGGTATCGTTGTGATTTCCAAGGAGACCCCGATCCGGCAGGACTCTTCTACAAGCCAACTGTTCTGACTGAAGTGACTCCAGATATGCGAATCATGACCGAAGAGGTCTTTGCACCAGCCTTACCAGTGATGGCGGTCGATAGTGTTGAAGAGGCGATCTCAATCGCTAATCGATCTCGCTATGGCCTGAGATCATCAATCTTCACAGATGATGTCAATGCTAGGCGCACATGGGTGAAAGAGATAGAGGCCGGGGGAGTCATAATCGGCACAGACCATCTCTATTTCGATCCGTATATGCCACATCTTGGAGGCTATAAGGACTCTGGAGTAATAG